A genome region from Sander vitreus isolate 19-12246 chromosome 21, sanVit1, whole genome shotgun sequence includes the following:
- the meiob gene encoding meiosis-specific with OB domain-containing protein: MAAQTFIAISELHPNFSHPKVAGIVIGKTDVRSFPDRKNIGEDRFTFSFTIKDSPDFFINVTSWGNDGYINGLSSSFSTGDCVIIENPLVTNKDPEKGDKFCPTTPSLYRLLVTEAHSQVSLCADMDTIDRLLPLIHLPVKDCADFYSLGDIMANGQSLDGTLINILAAVKSIGELKQFTTSDSRKGQRLEVKLFDDSVSSFPLVCWDREAIQLVQTLIPKETVLFIADAKISFDSFRNGMTASVNSKTIITVNPDTREASLLFSYAKEASESGALDQDEKPEDVPVDSISDVYTVSQVKQKTQENPEVFFGITYGFISKLDLDSSVSKVIKTRCSRCKFQVTEDKQSCTNLLCPGRDQALASSTGFDLLVDITDHTGTLHSCALKSPVAEQTLGCTTEEFTSLTDDERTAMKWKFLLERCKIHVKILPSTKMRTGIRGLILACSVADPGEVKQHMSALLQRL, encoded by the exons ATGGCTGCTCAGACCTTCATTGCTATCTCTGAACTGCATCCCAACTTCTCTCATCCG AAAGTGGCAGGCATCGTCATTGGGAAAACTGATGTCAGAAGCTTTCCTGACAGAAAAA ATATTGGTGAAGACAGATTCACTTTTAGCTTCACCATTAAGGACTCACCTGACTTCTTCATTAATGTGACATCCTGGGGTAACGATGGATACATCAACGGGCTCTCCAGCAGCTTCAGCACTGGAGACTGTG TCATCATTGAAAATCCTTTAGTCACCAACAAAGACCCGGAGAAAGGGGACAAATTCTGTCCCACAACACCAAG CCTCTACAGGCTGCTGGTGACGGAGGCTCATTCCCAGGTGAGTCTGTGTGCTGACATGGACACCATCGACAGGCTGCTGCCACTCATCCACCTGCCAGTGAAGGACTGTGCAGATTTCTACTCTCTGGGAGACATTATGGCCAACGGGCAGAGCCTGGATGGCACACTGATAAATATACTGGCTGCAGTGAAATCG ATTGGAGAGCTGAAGCAGTTCACCACTTCAGACAGTCGCAAAGGGCAGAGGCTGGAAGTGAAGCTCTTTGATGactctgtctcttccttcccTCTCGTCTG CTGGGACAGAGAAGCCATTCAGCTCGTGCAAACTTTGATACCCAAGGAGACGG TGCTCTTCATCGCTGATGCAAAGATAAGCTTTGACAGCTTTCGCAACGGCATGACAGCATCCGTTAACTCGAAAACCATTATCACTGTCAATCCCG ACACCAGAGAGGCCAGTCTGCTGTTCAGCTACGCTAAAGAAGCATCGGAGTCTGGTGCTCTGGATCAAGATGAGAAGCCAGAAGATGTGCCTG TGGACTCCATATCTGACGTGTACACAGTGAGCCAGGTGAAGCAGAAGACCCAGGAGAATCCTGAGGTCTTCTTTGGCATCACATACGGCTTCATCTCCAAGCTCGACCTCGACTCTtctgtttcaaaagtcatcaaGACGCGGTG CTCCAGGTGTAAGTTTCAGGTGACTGAGGACAAGCAGAGCTGCACCAACCTGTTGTGTCCAGGGAGGGATCAGGCCTTAGCATCCAGCACAggctttgacctgctggtggacATCACGGACCACACCGGCACCCTGCATTCCTGCGCGCTCAAAAGCCCAGTGGCAGAACAGACACTTGGCTGTACG ACAGAGGAGTTTACCAGTTTGACTGATGACGAGCGGACTGCAATGAAGTGGAAATTTCTTTTGGAGAGATGCAAAATACATGTGAAG ATACTCCCTTCCACTAAAATGAGGACAGGGATCAGGGGCCTGATCCTGGCCTGCTCAGTGGCTGACCCCGGAGAGGTGAAACAGCACATGTCTGCCCTGCTGCAGCGGCTGTGA
- the mlst8 gene encoding target of rapamycin complex subunit lst8 has product MLLRETLRGRTDLSSTPKCHTCLTLSTDSQQSSMNVNPGTVGSDPVILATAGYDHTVRFWQAHSGICTRTVQHQDSQVNSLEVTPDRSMIAAAGYQHIRMYDLNSNNPNPVINYDGVSKNITSVGFHEDGRWMYTGGEDCMARIWDLRSRNLQCQRIFQVNAPINCVCLHPNQAELIVGDQSGVIHVWDLKTDHNEQLIPEPEVSVNSVHIDPDASYMAAVNSSGNCYVWNLAGGIGDEVTQLIPKTKIPAHKRYSLRCKFSPDSTLLATCSADQTCKIWRTSNFSLMTELSIKSNNPGETSRGWMWDCAFSGDSQYIVTASSDNLARLWCVETGEIKREYSGHQKAVVCLAFNDSVLG; this is encoded by the exons ATGTTGCTAAGGGAAACTTTACGGGGACGTACTGATTTGTCGTCAACACCAAAG TGTCATACATGCCTCACTCTGAGCACTGACAGCCAGCAGTCAAGCATGAATGTGAACCCGGGGACGGTGGGCAGCGACCCGGTCATTCTGGCCACGGCTGGATACGACCACACTGTCCGGTTCTGGCAGGCTCACAGCGGGATCTGCACCAGGACAGTCCAGCACCAGGACTCT CAAGTGAATTCACTTGAGGTCACACCTGACAGGAGCATGATTGCAGCTGCAG gttatCAGCACATCCGCATGTACGACCTGAACTCCAACAACCCCAACCCGGTGATCAACTACGATGGCGTTAGCAAGAACATCACGTCCGTGGGCTTCCACGAAGACGGCCGCTGGATGTACACAGGAGGAGAGGACTGCATGGCTCGCATATGGGACCTTAG GTCAAGAAACCTACAGTGTCAAAGGATATTCCAGGTCAATGCTCCAATAAACTGTGTATGCCTGCATCCCAACCAG gcaGAGCTCATTGTCGGAGACCAGAGTGGAGTGATTCATGTCTGGGATCTGAAGACTGACCACAACGAACAGCTGATTCCTGAGCCAGAGGTCTCGGTCAACTCAGTTCACATTGACCCAGATGCCAGTTACATGGCAGCTGTCAACAGCTCG GGAAACTGTTATGTGTGGAACCTTGCTGGAGGCATCGGCGATGAGGTGACTCAGCTCATCCCCAAGACTAAGATCCCCGCACACAAACGCTACTCCCTCCGCTGCAAGTTTAGCCCCGATTCCAC CCTGTTGGCCACCTGCTCAGCAGACCAGACCTGTAAGATCTGGAGGACGTCCAACTTCTCCCTGATGACGGAGCTGAGCATCAAGAGCAACAATCCCGGAGAGACGTCCAGAGGTTGGATGTGGGACTGTGCCTTCTCTGGAGACTCCCAGTATATTGTCACTG CCTCCTCAGACAACCTGGCCCGTCTGTGGTGCGTGGAGACCGGGGAGATCAAGAGGGAATACAGCGGCCACCAGAAGGCCGTGGTGTGTCTGGCCTTCAATGACAGCGTGCTGGGCtga
- the bricd5 gene encoding BRICHOS domain-containing protein 5 isoform X2: protein MVRCWKHSENRLEEAQCTDGGSAASSQSHFPHKAFWVSLAASLLLVIIGLGLTGHLGLSQPHSDSLQIVRITVPDQTGVLINQSAVVDQQNDLVTFSVTSPANQTSTVLFDVKRRLICYKPVDQDSCFLRTMEKSDYDNVQSLLHESTHKSQFQLSGNETRRKTEYLGVLTASQVDVSTLEEPLQALCQDSSIHWTRRVEGPGKQRLVYFCIDICFPSNICVSVCFYYLPE, encoded by the exons ATGGTGAGGTGTTGGAAACATTCAGAAAACCGTTTGGAGGAAGCACAGTGCACG GATGGGGGCTCTGCTGCGTCCTCCCAGTCCCACTTCCCACACAAGGCATTCTGGGTCAGCCTCGCCGCCTCTCTGCTCCTGGTCATCATCGGCCTCGGTTTGACGGGGCACCTGGGGCTGTCGCAGCCTCACTCTGAC TCTTTACAGATTGTCCGAATCACAGTTCCAGATCAGACCGGGGTTCTGATTAACCAGTCAGCCGTTGTGGACCAGCAGAATGACCTGGTGACTTTTTCTGTCACTTCACCTGCAAATCAGACGTCCACCGTGCTCTTTGATGTCAAACGT CGTTTGATATGTTACAAACCTGTCGACCAGGACAGCTGCTTCCTGCGAACGATGGAGAAGTCTGACTACGACAACGTGCAGTCCCTCCTCCACGAGTCAACGCACAAG AGTCAGTTCCAGCTGTCGGGGAATGAGACCCGGAGAAAGACGGAGTACCTGGGAGTGCTGACAGCCAGTCAGGTGGATGTGTCCACGCTGGAGGAGCCTCTTCAGGCTCTGTGTCAGGACAGCTCCATCCACTGGACCCGGAGGGTCGAGG GCCCGGGGAAACAGAGGCTGGTCTACTTCTGCATCGACATCTGCTTTCCCAGCAATATCTGCGTGTCGGTGTGCTTCTACTACCTGCCAGAGTGA
- the bricd5 gene encoding BRICHOS domain-containing protein 5 isoform X1, whose product MVRCWKHSENRLEEAQCTDGGSAASSQSHFPHKAFWVSLAASLLLVIIGLGLTGHLGLSQPHSDSLQIVRITVPDQTGVLINQSAVVDQQNDLVTFSVTSPANQTSTVLFDVKRRLICYKPVDQDSCFLRTMEKSDYDNVQSLLHESTHKQSQFQLSGNETRRKTEYLGVLTASQVDVSTLEEPLQALCQDSSIHWTRRVEGPGKQRLVYFCIDICFPSNICVSVCFYYLPE is encoded by the exons ATGGTGAGGTGTTGGAAACATTCAGAAAACCGTTTGGAGGAAGCACAGTGCACG GATGGGGGCTCTGCTGCGTCCTCCCAGTCCCACTTCCCACACAAGGCATTCTGGGTCAGCCTCGCCGCCTCTCTGCTCCTGGTCATCATCGGCCTCGGTTTGACGGGGCACCTGGGGCTGTCGCAGCCTCACTCTGAC TCTTTACAGATTGTCCGAATCACAGTTCCAGATCAGACCGGGGTTCTGATTAACCAGTCAGCCGTTGTGGACCAGCAGAATGACCTGGTGACTTTTTCTGTCACTTCACCTGCAAATCAGACGTCCACCGTGCTCTTTGATGTCAAACGT CGTTTGATATGTTACAAACCTGTCGACCAGGACAGCTGCTTCCTGCGAACGATGGAGAAGTCTGACTACGACAACGTGCAGTCCCTCCTCCACGAGTCAACGCACAAG CAGAGTCAGTTCCAGCTGTCGGGGAATGAGACCCGGAGAAAGACGGAGTACCTGGGAGTGCTGACAGCCAGTCAGGTGGATGTGTCCACGCTGGAGGAGCCTCTTCAGGCTCTGTGTCAGGACAGCTCCATCCACTGGACCCGGAGGGTCGAGG GCCCGGGGAAACAGAGGCTGGTCTACTTCTGCATCGACATCTGCTTTCCCAGCAATATCTGCGTGTCGGTGTGCTTCTACTACCTGCCAGAGTGA
- the pgp gene encoding glycerol-3-phosphate phosphatase: protein MSGSKCARLSAALAKQVLDSVDSVLFDCDGVIWRGDQAVPGAPQVINLLKENGKKVFFVTNNSTKTRKMYVDKLSMLGFNAKEDEVFGTAYCSAMYLKTVCKLEGKVYLIGSNAMREEIEAVGLQQTGVGPDHVLGKQTDWANVPLDPEVKAVVVGFDEHFSYMKLNRAMQYLTQPGCLFVGTNRDTRLPLEGGKAVPGTGCLLQAVETAAQRQAQTVGKPNHFMFDCVASQFGVDPDRCLMVGDRLDTDIMLGSNCGLKTLLTLTGVSTMADAEAHQKSGCVERQGMVPDYYVESIAELLPVLQG from the exons ATGTCTGGGTCAAAATGTGCACGGCTGAGCGCGGCGCTGGCTAAACAAGTGCTGGACTCGGTGGACAGCGTTCTGTTTGACTGCGACGGGGTCATCTGGCGGGGGGACCAGGCCGTCCCCGGCGCCCCTCAAGTCATAAACCTGCTCAAGGAAAACGGCAAGAAGGTCTTCTTCGTCACCAACAACAGCACCAAGACGAGAAAGATGTACGTCGACAAATTGTCTATGTTGGGGTTCAACGCGAAAGAAGACGAGGTGTTCGGGACGGCGTACTGCTCCGCCATGTACCTGAAGACTGTGTGCAAGCTGGAGGGCAAAGTGTACCTGATAGGAAGCAACGCAATGAGAGAGGAGATTGAGGCGGTGGGGCTCCAGCAGACCGGCGTGGGACCTGACCACGTCCTCGGGAAGCAGACCGACTGGGCCAACGTGCCTCTGGATCCCGAGGTGAAGGCTGTGGTTGTCGGTTTCGACGAACATTTCAGTTACATGAAGCTGAACCGAGCCATGCAGTACCTGACCCAGCCGGGCTGTCTGTTTGTGGGAACCAACAGGGACACCAGGTTGCCCCTGGAGGGAGGCAAGGCTGTCCCAG GTACAGGCTGCTTGCTGCAGGCCGTGGAGACTGCAGCCCAGCGCCAGGCCCAGACGGTGGGCAAACCCAACCACTTCATGTTCGACTGCGTGGCCTCCCAGTTCGGCGTGGACCCCGACCGCTGCCTGATGGTGGGCGACCGCTTAGACACGGACATCATGCTGGGCTCCAACTGCGGCCTGAAGACCCTCCTCACCCTCACGGGGGTCAGCACTATGGCGGACGCCGAGGCCCATCAGAAGAGCGGCTGCGTGGAGAGGCAGGGGATGGTGCCGGATTATTACGTGGAGAGCATCGCGGAGCTTCTTCCAGTTCTGCAGGGATGA
- the zdhhc4 gene encoding palmitoyltransferase ZDHHC4 isoform X2, with the protein MDFLTLFAVYVVVVLTCIVLVCKYSGQQQTPFNIIFNYVGKVVAPFTPKWLQKFSQWTLHRLFHQRNNMFIYLHILLEVAVCAEFTYEVFGFCRQMDTTLTSLCVPYVLLAIKTYFFYLCIKKDPGTVTKKKIAGQLHVYPYDRRLFHPGVSCETCQLVKPARSKHCRVCNRCVQRFDHHCVWVNNCIGAQNTRYFLLYLFSMCAMAGDIAVLTGDMLLHAVLQSGLLRARYLDEYGQQQPAGPMFVVQHLFLTFPRIIFMLGFLVFVFFLLAGYALFHSYLALVNQTSNEWYKSRGYVCQHCHPTATADHLSSPAPDHSKRYYYSRGLLRNLGEIFFPLQPVKKKDN; encoded by the exons ATGGATTTCCTCACTCTGTTCGCTGTCTACGTTGTAGTGGTGCTGACATGTATAGTCCTAGTCTGCAAATACTCAGGCCAGCAGCAGACGCCCTTTAATATCATCTTCAACTATGTAGGAAAG GTAGTTGCACCATTCACGCCAAAATGGCTCCAAAAGTTTTCACAGTGGACCTTGCACAGGCTGTTTCATCAAAG GAACAACATGTTCATCTATCTGCATATCCTGCTCGAGGTTGCTGTGTGTGCAGAGTTCACCTATGAGGTGTTTGGCTTCTGCAGGCAGATGGACACCACTCTGACCAGCCTGTGTGTGCCTTACGTCCTGTTGGCCATCAAGACCTACTTCTTCTACCTCTGCATCAAGAAAGATCCAG GCACAGTGACGAAGAAGAAAATCGCTGGACAGCTGCACGTCTATCCGTATGACAGGAGACTGTTTCACCCGGGTGTCTCCTGTGAAACCTGTCAACTCGTCAAACCGGCTCGCTCTAAACACTGCA GGGTCTGCAACAGGTGTGTCCAACGTTTTGACCACCACTGCGTCTGGGTGAACAACTGCATCGGTGCTCAGAACACTCGTTACTTCTTGCTTTACCTCTTTAGTATGTGCGCCATGGCGGGAGACATTGCCGTACTAACAGGAGACATGCTGTTACATGCCGTACTGCAGTCAGGGCTTCTGAGGGCCAGGTATCTAGATGAGTACGGCCAGCAGCAGCCAGCAGGGCCTATGTTTGTTGTACAG CATCTGTTTCTGACCTTCCCCCGAATCATCTTCATGCTGGGATTTCTGGTCTTTGTCTTCTTCCTCCTGGCGGGTTATGCCCTTTTCCATTCCTACCTGGCTCTCGTCAACCAGACCTCCAATGAGTGGTACAAAAGTCGAGGTTACGTGTGTCAGCACTGCCACCCAACTGCAACAGCAGACCATCTCTCTAGCCCAGCACCAGACCACTCTAAAAGGTACTACTACAGCAGAGGGCTACTTCGAAACCTGGGAGAGATTTTCTTTCCTCTACAACCtgttaagaaaaaagacaactga
- the zdhhc4 gene encoding palmitoyltransferase ZDHHC4 isoform X1: MYIDLKIDHTDTSIHPPCCSCVSLRSRMDFLTLFAVYVVVVLTCIVLVCKYSGQQQTPFNIIFNYVGKVVAPFTPKWLQKFSQWTLHRLFHQRNNMFIYLHILLEVAVCAEFTYEVFGFCRQMDTTLTSLCVPYVLLAIKTYFFYLCIKKDPGTVTKKKIAGQLHVYPYDRRLFHPGVSCETCQLVKPARSKHCRVCNRCVQRFDHHCVWVNNCIGAQNTRYFLLYLFSMCAMAGDIAVLTGDMLLHAVLQSGLLRARYLDEYGQQQPAGPMFVVQHLFLTFPRIIFMLGFLVFVFFLLAGYALFHSYLALVNQTSNEWYKSRGYVCQHCHPTATADHLSSPAPDHSKRYYYSRGLLRNLGEIFFPLQPVKKKDN, translated from the exons ATGTATATCGACTTGAAGATAGACCATACTGACACATCCATTCACCCACCCTGCTGCAGCTGTGTCAGCCTCAGAAG CCGCATGGATTTCCTCACTCTGTTCGCTGTCTACGTTGTAGTGGTGCTGACATGTATAGTCCTAGTCTGCAAATACTCAGGCCAGCAGCAGACGCCCTTTAATATCATCTTCAACTATGTAGGAAAG GTAGTTGCACCATTCACGCCAAAATGGCTCCAAAAGTTTTCACAGTGGACCTTGCACAGGCTGTTTCATCAAAG GAACAACATGTTCATCTATCTGCATATCCTGCTCGAGGTTGCTGTGTGTGCAGAGTTCACCTATGAGGTGTTTGGCTTCTGCAGGCAGATGGACACCACTCTGACCAGCCTGTGTGTGCCTTACGTCCTGTTGGCCATCAAGACCTACTTCTTCTACCTCTGCATCAAGAAAGATCCAG GCACAGTGACGAAGAAGAAAATCGCTGGACAGCTGCACGTCTATCCGTATGACAGGAGACTGTTTCACCCGGGTGTCTCCTGTGAAACCTGTCAACTCGTCAAACCGGCTCGCTCTAAACACTGCA GGGTCTGCAACAGGTGTGTCCAACGTTTTGACCACCACTGCGTCTGGGTGAACAACTGCATCGGTGCTCAGAACACTCGTTACTTCTTGCTTTACCTCTTTAGTATGTGCGCCATGGCGGGAGACATTGCCGTACTAACAGGAGACATGCTGTTACATGCCGTACTGCAGTCAGGGCTTCTGAGGGCCAGGTATCTAGATGAGTACGGCCAGCAGCAGCCAGCAGGGCCTATGTTTGTTGTACAG CATCTGTTTCTGACCTTCCCCCGAATCATCTTCATGCTGGGATTTCTGGTCTTTGTCTTCTTCCTCCTGGCGGGTTATGCCCTTTTCCATTCCTACCTGGCTCTCGTCAACCAGACCTCCAATGAGTGGTACAAAAGTCGAGGTTACGTGTGTCAGCACTGCCACCCAACTGCAACAGCAGACCATCTCTCTAGCCCAGCACCAGACCACTCTAAAAGGTACTACTACAGCAGAGGGCTACTTCGAAACCTGGGAGAGATTTTCTTTCCTCTACAACCtgttaagaaaaaagacaactga